One genomic region from Metallosphaera tengchongensis encodes:
- a CDS encoding 4Fe-4S binding protein, with product MQKMEYKVTEKVRRYERKFNFYTALATIFTGIFTWISAILKQVLMIETGILLFTTALTILAVNLVVDIKVKSHSNSWVYATPPREILKSADRIGKELCEHRPSLLEGNNPISRLVSKIFKKSWAHFAIILPSFVIFYVVMATGLIGYQKLGPAGISLVNFASDISWLFWFPLLWLLTWLANGRAWCQTCPFSGQAEWVHRLHPWKKMSKKLGLNLRWPIKYSTIFYSAVGFSVLTWMEEFYGIGGPGVPELTSVVLIYIGALELFISLLFQDRTFCRTICPLSAPLAVTTTISPLGTFRAKNPEVCKACTTKDCMRGNEKYHGCPWFASPGSKENSPMCGLASDCYKACPHENIDWQVKRFPWLSDLSSGKKRFDFALTVTLLTGVVLFQFLNALPVYSMIDGFLNSVTGWANFAQYLVPGLGKFGYSTDGYPNPLDYFAINLVPIIGVILAAKFEERRGVPLKWGFTTISYALIPVFAASILVRNLPKFLGGSPLILNEILDPTGAGMHNSAIYSTFWGSFLHSLGNDPLHASAAWWVLLVMEAVMAFGIYLGIRASNMLAETDGVSKWTYYAVVLGFGVTFMLVTYWMSSPANPALPFYNPYLGNVVYNPLQASPPF from the coding sequence ATGCAGAAGATGGAGTACAAGGTTACGGAGAAGGTGAGGCGATATGAAAGAAAATTTAATTTTTATACTGCACTAGCTACAATCTTCACTGGAATATTTACATGGATTTCCGCTATTTTAAAGCAAGTTTTGATGATAGAGACAGGAATCCTTCTCTTCACGACCGCTTTAACTATCCTAGCGGTGAATCTTGTCGTGGACATAAAAGTTAAGTCCCACTCCAACTCTTGGGTATACGCTACTCCACCTAGGGAGATTTTAAAGTCGGCTGACAGGATAGGTAAGGAACTCTGTGAGCATAGACCCTCTCTCCTTGAAGGGAACAACCCCATAAGCAGACTGGTGTCCAAGATCTTTAAGAAGAGTTGGGCACATTTTGCTATTATTCTCCCAAGTTTTGTCATTTTCTATGTCGTCATGGCTACAGGTCTAATAGGGTATCAGAAGCTAGGTCCAGCGGGAATTTCTCTAGTTAATTTCGCGTCGGATATAAGTTGGCTCTTCTGGTTCCCCCTCCTATGGCTACTGACTTGGTTAGCAAATGGACGCGCCTGGTGCCAGACCTGTCCCTTCAGCGGGCAAGCGGAGTGGGTTCATAGGCTTCACCCTTGGAAGAAGATGAGCAAGAAACTAGGCCTCAATCTGAGGTGGCCCATCAAGTACAGTACCATCTTTTATTCAGCGGTAGGTTTCTCGGTTCTAACCTGGATGGAAGAATTCTATGGCATAGGGGGGCCTGGAGTTCCTGAGCTGACCTCTGTGGTGTTGATATATATAGGAGCGCTGGAGCTCTTCATAAGCTTGCTATTTCAGGATAGAACGTTCTGCAGGACAATCTGTCCACTCAGCGCCCCACTGGCTGTGACCACCACGATATCTCCATTGGGGACCTTTAGGGCTAAGAACCCGGAAGTATGCAAGGCTTGCACCACTAAGGACTGTATGAGGGGCAATGAAAAGTATCACGGTTGCCCGTGGTTTGCCTCCCCAGGCAGCAAAGAGAACTCCCCGATGTGCGGTCTTGCCTCGGACTGCTATAAGGCTTGCCCACATGAGAACATAGACTGGCAGGTAAAGAGATTCCCATGGTTAAGCGACCTCTCCTCAGGGAAAAAGAGGTTTGACTTTGCGTTAACAGTTACGTTGCTTACTGGAGTTGTATTATTCCAATTCCTGAACGCCCTTCCAGTTTATTCCATGATCGACGGATTCCTGAATTCAGTGACTGGTTGGGCTAACTTCGCCCAGTACCTTGTACCTGGTCTAGGAAAGTTTGGGTATTCCACTGACGGTTATCCCAACCCATTGGACTATTTCGCCATAAACTTGGTTCCTATAATTGGAGTAATTTTGGCAGCCAAGTTTGAGGAAAGGAGAGGGGTGCCATTAAAGTGGGGGTTCACTACCATATCATATGCGCTGATCCCTGTGTTTGCAGCGTCAATCCTAGTGAGAAACCTGCCTAAGTTCCTAGGTGGTTCTCCCCTGATACTAAACGAGATATTAGATCCTACAGGTGCAGGAATGCACAACAGTGCGATTTACTCTACCTTCTGGGGGTCATTCCTCCACTCCCTAGGCAACGATCCCCTCCACGCGTCTGCGGCCTGGTGGGTACTCCTGGTCATGGAGGCTGTGATGGCTTTTGGGATCTACTTGGGAATAAGAGCGTCTAACATGCTTGCGGAGACTGACGGGGTTAGCAAATGGACGTACTATGCAGTGGTCCTTGGCTTTGGCGTAACCTTCATGTTGGTCACGTACTGGATGTCGTCTCCTGCGAATCCGGCCCTACCTTTCTATAATCCCTACCTAGGAAACGTGGTTTACAACCCGTTGCAGGCTTCTCCACCGTTCTGA
- a CDS encoding CBS domain-containing protein, which produces MEPIVLIDVDRCVGCYMCQRACALAQCIEINEFTRFAEVVRPEDCTGCMACERACPYNCIEVLSEGVDVSARAKVTLSRVRRYMNKRLRTVFSTTTVKEGAMIMTKENIGSLLIWSDKLKIATETDILNAWYTGKENELLVAFSHEAVTVEGRATVQEALEVMIKKGIGHLPVLERGKLVGMLSIRDALRASSVTSPVKDQGIFPINPNGKVREFVKTCPVLQNPTNEKVLVTLREHGLKALLVRDNDRVGLISVRDLTKALALGRSLKDHAEPRWVKPISAEESISKAIAIMMEHNIRNMPVIDGEELKILSVKEIAKHAIWITAPERGA; this is translated from the coding sequence ATGGAACCCATAGTCTTGATTGATGTTGACAGGTGCGTCGGTTGCTACATGTGCCAAAGGGCTTGCGCGCTAGCCCAATGCATAGAGATAAATGAGTTCACAAGATTTGCTGAGGTAGTCAGACCTGAGGACTGCACAGGTTGTATGGCTTGCGAAAGGGCTTGTCCATACAACTGCATTGAGGTACTCAGTGAGGGAGTTGACGTTTCAGCAAGGGCTAAGGTAACGTTGTCGAGAGTGAGGCGGTACATGAATAAGAGGTTGAGGACTGTCTTCTCAACTACCACGGTTAAGGAGGGGGCCATGATTATGACCAAGGAGAACATAGGCTCACTGCTCATATGGTCGGATAAGCTCAAGATAGCTACAGAGACTGACATCCTGAACGCCTGGTACACGGGAAAGGAGAATGAGCTACTTGTAGCTTTCTCTCATGAGGCAGTTACGGTAGAGGGTAGAGCTACTGTACAAGAAGCACTGGAGGTCATGATAAAGAAGGGAATAGGCCATCTTCCAGTTCTGGAAAGAGGGAAACTGGTGGGAATGCTGTCCATAAGGGACGCATTGAGGGCGTCCTCTGTTACATCGCCAGTTAAGGACCAGGGAATATTTCCCATTAATCCAAACGGGAAGGTGAGGGAATTCGTCAAGACCTGTCCAGTACTCCAGAATCCAACCAACGAAAAGGTCTTAGTCACACTCAGGGAGCACGGTCTAAAGGCCCTATTGGTTAGAGATAACGATAGGGTAGGTCTAATTTCCGTGAGAGATCTGACCAAGGCCCTCGCCCTAGGAAGGTCGCTAAAGGATCACGCTGAGCCAAGGTGGGTTAAACCCATTTCTGCGGAGGAGTCGATCTCTAAGGCCATTGCTATTATGATGGAGCATAACATCAGGAACATGCCGGTGATAGACGGAGAAGAATTGAAAATTCTAAGCGTCAAGGAGATAGCTAAACATGCAATCTGGATCACTGCCCCTGAGAGAGGGGCATAG
- a CDS encoding acetamidase/formamidase family protein: MMYTIHSRLSHNKWDNSLPPVFSIKSGDVIKVESKEASDGQVTPSSTASDLLKLDFSRIHPLTGPIEIQNAEPGDALEIEFLDLQHKGWGWTGVLPGFGFLANDQYTTPIDLAGPALKIWKVREYAEAKFGDVTSVKIPLYPFPGVIGTALPSPGKFSTIPPRENGGNMDIKHLGKGSRLYLPVFVKGALLSLGDTHLAQGDGEVCGTAIEAPIDVTLRVTLHKGKGLQQPIFESPSVKETDYREYLAYPGIDHNLWEAGKKAVKGIISILSRFMSPVEAYMLASVAVDLKVSQVVDVPNWIVTAYLPKDIFPEDFRGKLSIF, translated from the coding sequence ATCATGTATACAATCCATTCAAGGCTGTCCCATAACAAATGGGACAACTCTCTCCCACCAGTTTTCTCAATTAAGTCAGGAGATGTCATTAAGGTTGAATCTAAGGAAGCTTCGGACGGCCAGGTTACTCCTAGTTCCACAGCCTCAGATTTACTAAAGTTGGACTTCTCAAGAATCCACCCCCTTACAGGACCTATCGAGATCCAAAATGCGGAACCAGGCGACGCGTTAGAAATCGAGTTCTTAGATCTCCAACATAAGGGGTGGGGTTGGACCGGCGTGCTACCAGGTTTTGGGTTTTTAGCTAACGACCAGTATACAACGCCGATAGACCTAGCCGGTCCCGCTTTAAAAATATGGAAAGTGAGAGAGTACGCTGAGGCTAAGTTTGGAGATGTGACCTCGGTTAAGATACCGCTTTATCCCTTTCCGGGTGTCATCGGCACTGCATTACCCTCACCGGGTAAGTTCAGTACAATACCTCCAAGGGAAAATGGAGGAAATATGGACATTAAACACTTGGGAAAGGGGTCCAGGCTTTACCTTCCGGTTTTCGTTAAGGGAGCACTCCTTTCTTTAGGTGATACACATTTGGCTCAGGGAGATGGGGAAGTCTGCGGGACTGCCATAGAGGCACCAATAGACGTAACCCTGAGAGTAACGCTACACAAGGGTAAAGGGCTTCAACAACCTATCTTTGAGAGTCCTTCCGTGAAAGAGACGGACTATAGGGAATATCTCGCCTATCCAGGAATTGACCATAACCTTTGGGAGGCAGGCAAAAAAGCAGTGAAAGGGATTATCTCGATCTTATCCCGCTTCATGAGCCCGGTGGAAGCATATATGCTGGCCAGCGTAGCGGTGGATCTGAAGGTAAGTCAAGTCGTAGATGTGCCAAATTGGATAGTAACGGCATATCTCCCTAAGGATATTTTCCCTGAAGACTTTAGGGGGAAACTAAGCATCTTCTAA
- the hjc gene encoding Holliday junction resolvase Hjc — MNKDVGRNAERELVSILRNAGYNSVRIPTSNSSGNPLPDVFAVRGSVLLSIEVKSTWERKVKVRSIQLDKILRFVSMFPLEGHALIAVKFKSLRQWRYFEVFSPSDVVVDTENTRPLEELLGQVILQGSEISTVVS; from the coding sequence ATGAATAAGGATGTAGGTAGGAACGCTGAGAGAGAGTTGGTATCCATCCTAAGAAACGCTGGATACAACTCGGTGAGGATACCGACTTCAAATTCTTCTGGGAACCCTTTGCCAGACGTGTTTGCAGTGAGGGGTAGTGTACTTCTGTCAATAGAGGTTAAGAGTACCTGGGAGAGGAAGGTTAAGGTAAGATCAATCCAGTTAGACAAGATCTTAAGGTTCGTCTCCATGTTTCCTCTAGAGGGTCACGCGCTTATAGCTGTCAAGTTCAAGAGTTTGAGGCAATGGCGTTATTTTGAGGTGTTCTCCCCGTCTGACGTGGTAGTCGACACCGAAAACACGCGTCCTCTTGAGGAGCTACTCGGACAAGTCATATTACAAGGATCCGAGATTAGCACCGTAGTTTCTTAA
- a CDS encoding ABC transporter permease subunit, which produces MKYNLPYLTYVTLFGVIPFFGAFFLLGVNLKTAFSIFRLIPVYEIIVNTLIFAIFTALLSSLIGLLLGVSVDIMRKGSRFTSLLVMLPYTIPFTSSALIWTISLYGKYGWFSYLFHVPFDPLYLSSTSIWAVTGVSVWSSIPVSFLVIVSSLKSIGKEIKEASLMDGLSLSQYYSKIAIPMVGKAFWISFLLQFVLAMGNFDLPYVMTQGGPGYSSTTLPLLVFDEIFLSGNFSGGEVVAAILGLMATLPSLTLIFLFRSRRKKYLPSFEIKIHDKAFKALVLGLTGVVIFLLDFPVYWMLLVAFRNASLDFHSPPILFPTGLTANYFVSALSGSVPYLVTSAVVGISASIMTVLLSLPASYESARKGMSWILFLSIYLYSLPAASFIIPLYILFSSIKLINTWWALILSTPIFTATFATWIFYNYYLDFPRAYEDAAQVFGIRRKLTRIVFPLSKGTLFTVFLLSFVFNWHLLFYPLIFANTPFNMGFPPEGALTITVYALDAIGDQSLNWGLLASSALVAALPVMIITLVTVDRILREDQRSGVKFV; this is translated from the coding sequence ATGAAGTACAATCTCCCATACTTGACTTACGTTACGCTATTTGGAGTTATTCCCTTTTTCGGCGCATTCTTCCTCCTGGGGGTCAACCTTAAGACTGCGTTCTCTATTTTTAGGTTAATTCCGGTATATGAAATAATAGTCAATACCCTGATTTTCGCTATTTTTACGGCCCTACTCTCGTCACTCATAGGTTTACTTTTAGGTGTCTCCGTTGATATAATGAGGAAGGGGTCAAGATTTACCTCCCTTCTGGTTATGTTACCTTACACCATACCCTTCACTTCCTCAGCCCTGATATGGACCATTAGCCTCTACGGCAAGTACGGCTGGTTCTCCTACTTGTTCCACGTCCCCTTTGACCCGCTTTACTTGAGCAGTACTTCCATTTGGGCTGTTACCGGAGTGAGCGTTTGGTCATCCATCCCCGTCTCCTTTTTAGTCATAGTCTCTTCCCTGAAGTCCATTGGTAAGGAGATAAAGGAGGCTTCCCTAATGGATGGCTTATCCCTATCTCAATACTACAGTAAGATAGCCATACCGATGGTGGGAAAGGCGTTTTGGATCTCGTTTCTACTCCAATTTGTCCTAGCCATGGGGAACTTCGACCTTCCTTACGTAATGACACAGGGGGGCCCTGGGTATTCCTCCACAACGCTACCCCTCTTAGTGTTCGATGAAATTTTCCTGAGCGGGAACTTCTCTGGAGGAGAAGTTGTAGCTGCAATACTAGGGTTAATGGCTACTCTCCCGTCATTGACATTGATATTCCTGTTCAGGTCCAGGAGGAAAAAGTACCTCCCGTCCTTCGAGATAAAGATCCATGACAAAGCCTTCAAGGCATTAGTGTTGGGCTTAACAGGAGTTGTAATATTCCTTTTAGACTTCCCCGTTTATTGGATGCTCCTGGTGGCCTTCAGAAACGCAAGTCTAGATTTCCACTCCCCACCAATTCTATTCCCCACGGGCCTTACTGCCAATTACTTCGTGTCTGCACTCTCTGGGTCGGTGCCTTATCTGGTGACGAGCGCGGTCGTAGGTATATCAGCCTCTATCATGACAGTTTTACTCTCATTACCTGCGTCCTATGAGTCTGCTAGGAAAGGTATGAGTTGGATTTTGTTTCTCTCGATTTACCTTTATTCTTTACCTGCAGCATCGTTTATAATTCCTCTATACATTCTTTTTTCCTCAATAAAATTAATTAACACCTGGTGGGCCCTGATCCTATCCACCCCAATATTCACGGCGACCTTCGCTACTTGGATATTTTACAATTACTATCTGGACTTCCCAAGGGCATACGAGGATGCAGCGCAGGTCTTTGGCATAAGAAGAAAGCTCACTAGGATAGTTTTCCCCCTCTCTAAGGGGACCCTCTTCACGGTATTTCTCCTTTCCTTTGTCTTTAACTGGCACCTGCTCTTCTATCCTCTAATATTCGCCAATACCCCCTTCAACATGGGGTTTCCTCCTGAGGGAGCTCTCACAATCACGGTCTACGCTTTAGACGCTATAGGAGATCAGTCGTTGAACTGGGGACTTCTCGCCTCCTCAGCCTTGGTAGCAGCCCTCCCAGTGATGATAATAACCCTCGTAACGGTGGACAGGATATTGAGGGAGGATCAGCGGAGCGGTGTGAAGTTTGTGTGA